aaactcagtgcctccttgcttgacatcatgggaaaatcaaaagaaatcagccaagacctcagaaagaaaattgtagacctccacaagtctggttcatccttgggagcaatttccaaacgcctgcaggtaccacgttcatctgtacaaacaatagtacgcaagtataaacaccatgggaccacgcagccgtcataccgctcaggaacgagacaagttctgtctcctagagatgaacgtactttggtgcgaaaagtgcaaatcaatcccagaacaacagcaacggaccttgtgaagatgctggaggaaacaagtacaaaagtatctatatccacagtaaaatgagtcctatatcgacataacctgaaaggctgttcagcaaggaagaagccactgctccaaaacctccataaaaaagccagactacggtttgcaactgcacatggggacaaagatcgtactttttggagaaatgtcctctggtctgattaaacaaaaatagaactgtttggcaataatgaccatcattatttttggaggaaaaataTGGATGCTTGCaaggcgaagaacaccatcccaactgtgaagcacgggggtggcagcatcatgttgtgggggtgctttgctgcaggagggactggtgcacttcacaaaatagatggcatcatgagggaggaaaattatgtggatatattgaagcaacatctcaagacatcagtcaggaagttaaagcttggtcgcaaatggctcttccaaatggacaatgaccccaggcatacttcaaagtggtggcaaaatggcttaaggacaacaaagtcaaggtattggagttgccatcacaaagccctgacctcaagcctatagaaaatttgtgggcagaactgaagaagtgtgtgcgaacaaggaggcctacaaaaatGACtaagttgcaccagctctgtcaggaggaatgggccaaaattcacccaacttattgtgggaagcttgtggaaggctacccaaaacatttgaccaaagttaaacaatttaaaggcaatgctaccaaatactaattgagtgtatgtaaacttctgacccactgggaatgtgatgaaagaaataaaagctaaaataaataattctctctactattattctgacacttcacattcttaaaatgaagtggtgatcttaactgacctaagacagggaatttttactaggattaaatgtcaggaattgtgaaaaactgagtttaaatgtatttggctaaggtttatgtaaacttccgacttcaactgtatatttacactgagtgtacaaagcattaagaacagcttcttaatattgagttgcaccccctattattttgctctcagaacagcctcaattcgtctggaatagactttacaaggtgtcgacagcattccacagggatgttggcccatgttgactccaatgcttcccacagttgtgtcaagttggctgcatgtcctttgggtggtggtggaccattcttgatacacacaggaaactgttgagcatgaaaaacccagcagcgttacagctcttgacacaaaccggtgcgcctggcacctattaccataccccgttcaaaggcacttaaatattttgtcttgcccattcaccctctgaatggcacacatacacaatccatgtctcaattgtctcaaggcttaaaaatccttctttaacctgtctcctccccttcatctacactgattgaagtggatttaacaagtgacatcaataagggatcatagcttatTTTCGAATGGGGTAATGATGCATAGGGGGGCATAAGAGGACAGGGAGGGTAGATGTTTTAAATTACTTTTTGGCAAGAATGACTCACGAAGAGGATATTAGTCATTGGTGTTCAACCGGTGTGCCTTGAGGAACTCTCAGGTGTGTGAAAATCATTAGCAAAGGAAAGTCTGATTAGGATTTATttctaaatatatggctctgggcTTAGCTATGCCACAGCCTCTGGTACTGTATGGCTCTGGGATTAGCTATACCACAGACTCTGGTACTGTATGGCTCTGGGCTTAGCTGTACCACAGACTCTGGTACTGTATGGCTCTGGGCTTAGGTATGCCACAGCCTCTGGTACTGTATGGCTCTGGGCTTAGCTATACCACAGCCTCTGGTACTGTATAGCTCTGGGCTTAACTATGCCACAGCCTCTGGTACTGTATGGCTCTGGGCTTAGCTATACCACAGCCTCTGGTACTGTATGGCTCTGGgcttagctataccacagactCTGGTACTGTATGGCTCTGGTACTGTATGGCTCTGGTACTGTATGGCTCTGGGCTTAGCTATACCACAGCCTCTGGTACTGTATGGCTCTGGGCTTAGCTGTACcacagactggtactgtatggctCTGGTCTTAGCTATACCACAGCCTCTGGTACTGTATGGCTCTGGGCTTAGCTATACCACAGCGTCTGGTACTGTATGGCTCTGGgcttagctataccacagactCTGGTACTGTATGGCTCTGGTCTTAGCTATTCCACAGACTCTGGTACTGTATGGCTCTGGTcttagctataccacagactCTGCCATAGAAACAAACGGAGCATGGCTTTGTGTCTGTGGTTGTACCTTTACAAGGCAGAAAACCTTGTCTGTAGCCCAAAGCGTTCAAAACTAAAGACCAAATTTCCGGTGTAAAATGAAAATACAAATAAACCCTATACTAATAGAAAATAGATGGTGTGTACCCACAAGGCGGGAACCACTGTATTAGTGTACTGTACTCTATGTGGGTAGAGGAGATTTGGGTGTGCGTTTTTGTGTAGGAGGGTCAAATGAAAGTAtgagtcactgtgtgtgtgtgtgtgtgtgtgtgtgtgtgtgtgtgtgtgtgtgtgtgtgtgtgtgtgtgtgtgtgtgtgtgtgtgtgtgtgtgtgtgtgtgtgtgtgtgtgtgtgtgtggggggggggggttattcccGAACAGAAGGGCCAAAATGGGCCAAAGTCTCCCCCTCAGACAAACAGAGGCTGCTTAGAGAGAAGTGTCATGCTACTTTGTCTGTGCctgcctctccctgcctctcttgtTCTGTTGTTTTTCCATTTTCTATCAAAGGAAGACAGAACTGTCAGTAAAGAACTGTTGATTATTTATGTGCTACAAAGAATACTGAATGGGTTCTGATTTACTAATCATACATACAGAATTGATCACTTAACTGAGATGCTTTCAGTGTGAGGCAGGACAAAACAGATAGAAAACCATGTAATCTGGCTATAGACCCCCAGAATGCATAGCATGTAGTATAGGACAGTGGGGGCTGCTgacgggaggacagctcataataatggctggaatggagtcaatggagtggtatcaaacgcctggtttccatgtggttgataacattccactgactccattccagccattattaagaGCTTTCCtcacctcagcagcctccactggtataggAACATTAGTCAGAATCAATTAGGATTCTGTCTTTTCCATAGACTGCttgttgcttgtgtgtgtgtgtgtgtgtgtgtgtgtgtgtgtgtgtgtgtgtgtgtgtgtgtgtgtgtgtgtgtgtgtgtgtgtgtgtgtgtgtgtgtgtgtgtgtgtgtgtgtgtgtgtaccaaccTCTTATTGAGTGATACAAACACAACCAAGGGGGTGCACAGGGTCCTTTCAggtctaacacacagacacacacacacaccatgcactgCTGGGTGTGTATAGAGTTGAAACAGTGCTACAAGTCAGTGtctcagacagggacagagagtgagagaacggCTCCTGAAGAGCAGCCAAAAGCTGGCAGAGCCAACTCCCATCTGGCCAAACCTCCAGAACCCCTAACCAACcagccacagtgtgtgtgtgggcgtgtgtgaaAAGGGACACTGTTCACACCCGTTATTTGTGGAGGAGTGTGTTCTAGACTCAAAACTCCACTTGATGTCCAAGAACTATAACAATACAAAGAGAATATCCAAGCAACCATGTTTTGGAATCTAAAGTCCAGTCTTAGTTTTGTGGTCAATGGAGATGCTCTTttccgtagagagagagaagcccagtCAAAATATGTGGTTTAAAAGGCTCTCTACAAGTGAATGACTCTTCTATGGAGATCTCCAAAGTCTGTTTTTACCATTAAATCATAAAAAGCATAAAATCATATTTGGGTTACACTCTATGGGGTGTGTATTGCACACTAAACTATACCAGATGGTATTTAGTCAGTTCTTCCACTACCCACTAGAAGTTGAGGTAAACATAGCTATATGAGGCTGCCaataacgcacgcacgcacacacacacacacacacacacacacacacacacacacacacacacacacacaaggcagcTCAGAGGCAGCTTTACCTGCTATCCCTGGCCTCagtcacagtgccttcagaaagtattcacaccccttgacttgtttcacattttgttgtgttacagcctgaattcaaagttGATTAAATCATCAAAAAAaatatctcacccatctacacacagtaccccataatgacaaagtgaaataatgtttttagaaattatagcaaatttattgaaaatgaaatacagaacaatctaatttacataagtattcacacccctgagtcaatagatgttagaatcacattttggcagcaattacagctgtgagtctttctgggtaaatctcaaaTATTTGCCCATAAATTCCTCaagctttgtcaagttggttgttgatcattgcttgacagccattttgaagacttgccatagattttcaagacgatttaagtcaaaactgactagaccactcagggacattcaatgtcatcttggtaagcaactccagtgtgaatttggccttgtgctttaggttattgtcttgctgaaaggtgaattagttttgctgaaaggtgaattaatctcccagtgtctggtggaaagcagactgaacaaggttttcctctaggattttgtctgtgcttagcccCCTTCCATttcatttttatcctgaaaatatgaagagtggtactcggtaatgtgttgtattggatttgcccaaaacaaattgtattcaggacaaaaagttaattgcttttccacattttttgcaggattcctttagtgccttgttgcaaacaggattcatgttttgtaatatttgtgttctgtacaggcttccttcttttcactctgtcaattgggttagtattgtggagtaactacaatgttgctgagccatcctcagttttcttctaccacagccattaaactctgtaactgttttaaagtcaccattggcctcatggtgaatccctgagcagtttccttcctctgagttaggaaggatacctgtaagaatttgttcttaactgacttgctacatctttgtagtgactgggtgtattgatacaacattcaaagtgtagttaataacttcaccatactcaaaggaatATTCTATGTCTGCAAAGGAACattctatgttttttttatctaccagtaggtgcccttctttggcgaggcattggaaaacctccctgggctTTGTGAatgaatctgtatttgaaattcaccgctagactgagggaccttacagataattgtatgtgtggagtacagagatgagatagtcattcacaaatcatgttaaacactattattgcacacagagtgagtccatgctacttattatgtgacttgttaagcacatttgtactcATTAACGTATTTAGGCTCaccataacaaatgggttgaatacttattgactcaagaccttTCAGATTTTAAtatcatttgcaaacatttctaaaatcctaattccactttgacatgatgggctattgtgtgtaggctagtgacacaaaatctacatttaatccattttaaattcaggctgtagtacagcaaagtgtggaaaaagtcaaggggtatgaatactttatgaaggcactgtattttgcTTCCTATGTGTCTTAACAGAGGCACCTTGTGGACAAATGTAGGTATCTGGTTGTATTACATTTTCTTTGCCCTTCTCTAGCTTATGTGTGTGTTTTGCCCTGTTGCAGAATAACTACCTTGTGTTTATGCTGTGTTTTGCCCTGTTGCAGAATAACTACCTGGTGTTTATGCTGTGTTTTGCCCTGTTGCAGAATAACTACCTGGTGTTTATGCTGTGTTTTGCCCTGTTGCAGAATAACTACCTGGTGTTTATGCTGTGTTTTGCCCTGTTGCAGAATAACTACCTGGTGTTTATGGCAGAGCTGTTCTGGTGGTTTGAAGTGGTCAAGCCTTCGTTTGTACAGCCCAGAGTCTTTGACCCACAAGGTAAGCCAAAAAGGGTGATGCTGAAGATGATGATGGGATAATGAAGATAATCAACTGCATTGACATAGTATATTTCAGTTTCACCAGAATTCAGACCACGTCAACTACCTTTATTGACTTGAGTATCCTGACTGATTGGTGTTTGTTTGTCAGCCTGGGATCTAGCCCCGTCAGCAAGGGCTATGGCTCCTATCTGTAGCCCAGCCAAGCAGGACTTTGGAGACAGCCCAGAAGACAAAAGGTATGATTTAATATTGAGTGGACAAATGTAATAACCTGGAGTTATTTAATGTTCCCTTATTGAACAAGCTTGGGAAAGGTCGAGCGTATTCAACTTGGCAGTTACAGAAGGTGTGATTTTGAGCTTTAGCGTaattatctctctcgctctctctctctcaggcatcAACCAGACTCTGCTTCAGGTAAGAACACAGGAACTACCCCTTTTCTCAGAATCACAAACACTTATCTGTCAGAAGACTCTGAACTACTATTGGTTCTCCTTGATTTAGTCTCTGTGCGTGTGGAACTAACCTTTTTTTCCCTGTTTCGGGCAGGTGTGATAAAGAGGACGGCATCCATGAACTATGTGGACGGCTGTGTGGGGACGTGGCCTAAGGAAAGACGGTCTAGGGGCATCTCCTTTGAGATTCCTTTGGACGGGGATCCTAACGTCCCTCCCTGTTGGGGTCCCTCACTCCGGGGCCGCTCTGCCAGCACCGAGGGCCTGGGGGGGTTCAAAGTTCACCACGCACCCCAGGGGGACATGAGGCGCCACCTCTCCTTTCAGCCGGTCAGCGTCAACGGCCCTAGCAGCACCGCAGGACACATAACTGAGGAGGACTACAACAGGGACTCACCAAACTCCAAAAAAGCACTGGGGCGCGGGCAGACTCAGCCACACAAGAACCGGAACAGGTACTTATGATGGCTCTGACGGTAGGACATCCGAGTTGTGTGTACAAGGGATACATATGCTGAATAGAAATATGTTACTAACTGTTAGTTTCTTCTGATAAAAGTGTTTAATAAATTATCATACCGGTCTGTCAATCTAGATATTCCAATGGTGTTGTCAAAGAGAACGGCAATGGCGGCAGCGGCCCCGTCAGCCCGTCGAGCCCCCCTAGCATCGAGGAGGCTCTGAAGATCATCCACGACACAGAGAGGCCCCACGGCAGTCTGGGGCCCGGGGCCAACGGCTTCTTCCTCCACGATGGAGCTGAACCTTCAGACCCAGGTGACGACCCTGATGACTACCCAGGATCGGCTAAAGCCCGGGCAGACGAGGCCGACCCCTACTCAGCCTCTACGGAGGAAGTAGACACAGGGATCCACGTGAGGTCGGAGGACATCCAGGAGAGTTTGGACGAGGACAATTCTTCCCTCAGGGACTACTCTGATATGGATCCTGACTATGAGGCTATGACCCGATCCTGTCCCTTACcagaggggaatggagagaggggggtgaggagcAGCCCATACCCCAGCTCGGTGTCCCCAGCCCCTCTGTCTCATGCTCCCAGCCCTGCCTCGTCCTCGGGTGGTTTTGGCGGCGGACTGGTTCGCATGACCAGCTTCGCTGAGCAGAAGTTCCGTAAGCTGGAGGGGCAGAGCAGTGGAGGGACCACCCCCGAGAGCGCTGAACTCTACGTTCCCAATACGCCCCCCACACGAACTGCCACGCTCGAGGTCAGTAGAGAaactctacctctctttctctgtcactatgttaatgtctctaggactatctctctctctatgttaatGTCTCTtggactctcgctctctctctctctctcctctctctccattgatCTATTTCTCTGTCGCTCTTTCAACTCTTTTTGGTCCTACTCCGCATTTCTCTTTTGCTTTTTCTCGTACCTctcgcccttctctctctctctctctctctctctctctctctctctctctctctctctctctctctctctctctctctctctctctctctctctctctctctctctctctctctctctctctctctctctctctctctctctctctctctctctctctctctctctctctctctctctctctctctctctctctctctctctctctcagatcgaCAGCCCCACCCACCCAGCCCAGACCCCGGCCACGCCCTCTCCCAGAGATCACACCCACCTGTTGCCGTCAGAGATGGTGCACCTGAAGATGAAGCTGGAGGAGAAACGCAGAGCCATCGAGGCCCAGAAGAAGAAGGTATAGGCTCAATAATAACGCTTCAGAGAGTAACGCTTCAGAGAGTTTCTCGTCTTTGGCCGCGtctcaaacggcaccctattccctatttccatagggctctagtcagaagtagtgcactatgtagggaattgggtgccatgtCAGACGCACCCTCAATGTACAATCCAAAAAAAGAGCAGTCCAGTCAAATTATGCCAGCTAGTAATCAAACCTAATCAAACAAATCATTTGCACCATCATCTTGTTGGATAATTTGGTATGTTCATTGGTTCCCCAAAAAAATTGCAGAAATAATAAGACATTTTTTCTCTGTTACAGGTTGAGGCAGCGTTCACCCGGCATCGTCAGAAGATGGGCCGGACAGCCTTCCTCAACGTGGTGCGAAGGAAAGGGGTGACCCCCTCCCCCACCAGCCCCATCCCTGGGGGCCACGACCTGGACAAGCCCTCCCCAGATCGCTTCTTCACCCCTTCGGAAAGCCTGGGCCAGGCGGAGAGGTGCAAGCCCGATGGAGCCGCTCCCAAGTCCCCCTGCGAGGAGGGTGCAGGTAGTCACCACTATAGCTTCTGATAAAACCAACCTTTGTTTTCTACTTTTGGTTTCCTACTTTCTGGAGCAAATAGCCTGGTCCCAGCTCTGTTTTTGCTACGTTGCCAGCGTTGGcttgacaagacagcacaaaaTGATAGAGGGCCAGGCTAGGGAGCACGTGTACTGTTTTATGTGTAGTGTTTTCTGCACGTGTAATAGCCACCTTATGGACGAGAGGTGTCTGCTGTGTCATTCTCCAGGTGTCGGGCTTGGAGAGGTGGACCTGGGAGAGTACACTCGCTCCATCGAGAGGCTGAACACGTCCCTGGGGTTCCTGCAGACGGAGATGCAGCGGCTGGCCCAGCAGCAGGACAGGATCATGGCCATGAGAGAACAGCAACAGGCCTGGGTCATACCTCCTCCAGCGCCCTCACCACACAGGTATGGTCATCAATATCACATAAGTGGTACCCAAGACTGGCATGAGAATTGATAATGCGGACTAAAAATAGGTGCGTATAATATCGGATGAAGTTAAGATATTTCACCTAAAACCATTTATCATCATACTATTATCCCTAATTTAGGGTGATAAAAGCAGTTGTCGCAATACTATTATTGCGTAGTTAGTTATCATTGCAAATGTAAACTCTCCCTACAGGCAGCTCCGGGAGCTCCGCAGCAGCAGTGTAACTGGCCGGGGGTCCGTGGGGTCCTTGTCCCCAATCTTGTCCTCTGCAGGTGGTTCCCCCTGCACCGCCCACCGTTCCCCCGGCGGCCTCAAGCGCCGACCGGCCTCCTTCCATGCCAGCACCCCTCACACCCCACGCACCCCACGCCCCACCGAGCTCAAGGTAACCCCCTTTAGACGGATGCTCAACACCCCCACGTCCGTGGACAGTCTGCCCAGGCTGAGACGCTTCTCACCCAGCCAAACCCAGGTCACCTCCTTTGCCTACCTGGGACACGATGAAGGACCTGGAGCCACGGAGGGCATGGAGAGAGGGGCCACAGGGGGAACAGAGGAGCCCCAAAACCAAACCCAACCACCTGAGACCGAGGTAGCGGGGGCGGGGATAAGGAGTGTCGGCGCTCGTCCCTCCTCGCCCACTACAGAGCCAGccaaagacagagagaaggagaggaaggagaggagagatggagggaaaacGGAGAAGTTGGCAGAGGTGCTGTCTCAGCCAGTGAGAGACCTGATGGAGGTGCCGCTGTCGTTGCTGAAGCCTTTGGATGGACAGGGTCTAGAGacaagtggagagggggagaacagaggagagctgTACGGAGAGGACCAGAAAATGTGCTGTGGGTTCTTCTTCAAGGTAACAATGGGCTACACTGTACATTTCAGAATTGTGAGAGGACGGTACAAGTACTGTATGTAGCATGTTACGACAATGGGTTCATTGATCCATAGGTACTGTAACAGCAACACATGAACTATGCAAAGACTCATAAATTATGACTTCAAATGGGTCTTGGACAGTAATTGTGTGTACTGTATCTAGGATAAAGGGTGAGACAGCTCACATACTAATGCTAGAACAGTAGACTAATGAGCCATGCTAGGAGAATGGAGCCAGCAGAGCTACTGTAATGCCACTACAGAAGGGATAGCTAACAGTGTATTTGCTGGAACATACTATCAACTTCAACAGACACAAATGTTATTATCCCAGTCCAAAAATATCTGGAAATGAAGCCAACACTGTACAACATGCTCTTCGACTGATTAAAATGGGTCATATACACTGATTATAcctaacattaggaacaccttcctaatattgtgtcGGAAGCGTTCCACGGggctgctggcccatgttgactccaatgcagagtggtgtcaagttggctggatgtcctttgggtggtggaccattcttcatacacacgggaaactgttgagtgtggaaaacTCAGCAGCGTagaagttcttgacacaaaccggtgcgcctggcacctactaccgtaccccgttcaaagacacatttttttgtcttgcccattcaccctctgaatacacaatccatgtctcaattgtcacaagccttaaaaatcattctttaacctgtctcctgcccttcatctacactgactgaagtggatttaaaaagtgacatcaataagggataatagctttcacctggattcacctggtcagtctgtgtcatggtaagagcaggtgttcttaatgttttgtatactcatctGCCATGAATTCCCTCTGACATACATTTGACCAATCAGAGCTGAGAATGAGTGTTGATCTTTCAAGTGAGAGGATGTGACAGTGCTGTCTGATCTCATTTTGTCTCTGGCGCTACAAATAACCTAAGTTCCGCAAACTAGCCTTTATGTTGGCACCAAACGTTCCATGACAACAAGATTACAATTTCACAATCTAAGCAGAATGTTGATGTCATCGTGGCAGCCATTCAAATTCTAAACGTCAAGAACACAGTTTGCCAacctatttatatatatatatctgactCCGTCTCCACCCCACACCCCTCCAGGAcgatgggaagggagaggaggatatgGCGGTGAAGAGGGCTGCTCTGCTGgagaagagggtgaggagagagaaggagacgcaGGAGAAGAAACAGCAGCAGGAGCTGGAGCAGGAGCAGAAGAAGGAGGAAGCACGGTCAGTCTGGACCTCAAGGGCCCTGTACCTTTTCCACTGTTATGCTTGGTCTGAAAACTACCATTAGGGGCGAATCCTTACTCCCACTTCAAAGTTAGTCATGCATTGTTGTCAATGGGTGACTAAGTGGAAATGTGCCTGTTAGTAACTTCTCTTTAATTGGGTAATAAGTATTGAAGCTTCTCGTCTCTTCTGTCCCTCTTCCCTAGGCTGAAAGCGGAGGAGGAGCAGCAGAAGCGAGAGGACGACAAGCAGAGGAAAGATTACATAAAGAACGAGTACATGAGGAGGAAGCATTTGAAGCAGGTGGAGGATATGGATGTCAGGCCCCGCCATGGAAGTCTCAAAAAGAAGCCCCGCCCCAAATCCATGCACAGGGACGTCATGGAGTCACCCAAGCCACCCGCCAGAgccacaggtaacacacactcttagacacacacgcatacatacaaatgcatacacacacacacacacacacacacacacaactacacatgCTCATGttacacatacagtgagggaaaaaagtatttgatcccctgctgattttgtacgtttgcccactgacaaagaaatgatcagtctttcattttaatggtaggtttatttgaacagtgagagacagaataacaacaataaaatccagaaaaacgcatgtcaaaaatgttataaattgatttgcattttaatgagggaaataagtatttgacccctctgcaaaacatgacttagtacttggtggcaaaacccttgttggcaatcacagaggtcagacgtttcttgtagttggccaccaggtttgcacacatctcaggaggaattttgtccccctccactttgcagatcttctccaagtcattaaggtttcgaggctgacgtttggcaactcgaaccttcagctccctccaccagattttctatgggattaaggtctagagactggctaggctactccaggaccttaatgtgcttcttcttgagccactcctttgttgccttggccgtgtattttgggtcattgtcatgctggaatacccatccacgacccattttcaatgccctgactgagggaaggaggttcgtCCCTTTGAGCGGTGTTTCCACCTCCaggt
Above is a window of Salmo salar chromosome ssa03, Ssal_v3.1, whole genome shotgun sequence DNA encoding:
- the camsap2b gene encoding calmodulin-regulated spectrin-associated protein 2 isoform X3, with translation MSDAADTKGSRRTFIVPSIKAFDHYDFTRAKIYCSLTWLVAKAFGSDAVPEELADPFYRDQYSQEHLKPPVACLLLSAELYCRAGSLILRSDAVKPLLGHNAIIQALAQKGLYVTDQDRLVTERDLTGTPIHMSSHLALIDTLMMAYTVEMVSVERVMACVHRYSSPPNDLSSHPDGYIRDLPYDTEDAVTTWINKVNEHLREILVEEQRLRESSCPESTATSSQRARYRREHAKQRSAPSLPLVDNLLKDNTDGCALAALIHFYCPTSVRLEDICLKETMSLADSLYNLQLVQEFCRDNLNHCCHFSLEDMLYAHSSIKNNYLVFMAELFWWFEVVKPSFVQPRVFDPQAWDLAPSARAMAPICSPAKQDFGDSPEDKRHQPDSASGVIKRTASMNYVDGCVGTWPKERRSRGISFEIPLDGDPNVPPCWGPSLRGRSASTEGLGGFKVHHAPQGDMRRHLSFQPVSVNGPSSTAGHITEEDYNRDSPNSKKALGRGQTQPHKNRNRYSNGVVKENGNGGSGPVSPSSPPSIEEALKIIHDTERPHGSLGPGANGFFLHDGAEPSDPGDDPDDYPGSAKARADEADPYSASTEEVDTGIHVRSEDIQESLDEDNSSLRDYSDMDPDYEAMTRSCPLPEGNGERGVRSSPYPSSVSPAPLSHAPSPASSSGGFGGGLVRMTSFAEQKFRKLEGQSSGGTTPESAELYVPNTPPTRTATLEIDSPTHPAQTPATPSPRDHTHLLPSEMVHLKMKLEEKRRAIEAQKKKVEAAFTRHRQKMGRTAFLNVVRRKGVTPSPTSPIPGGHDLDKPSPDRFFTPSESLGQAERCKPDGAAPKSPCEEGAGVGLGEVDLGEYTRSIERLNTSLGFLQTEMQRLAQQQDRIMAMREQQQAWVIPPPAPSPHRQLRELRSSSVTGRGSVGSLSPILSSAGGSPCTAHRSPGGLKRRPASFHASTPHTPRTPRPTELKVTPFRRMLNTPTSVDSLPRLRRFSPSQTQVTSFAYLGHDEGPGATEGMERGATGGTEEPQNQTQPPETEVAGAGIRSVGARPSSPTTEPAKDREKERKERRDGGKTEKLAEVLSQPVRDLMEVPLSLLKPLDGQGLETSGEGENRGELYGEDQKMCCGFFFKDDGKGEEDMAVKRAALLEKRVRREKETQEKKQQQELEQEQKKEEARLKAEEEQQKREDDKQRKDYIKNEYMRRKHLKQVEDMDVRPRHGSLKKKPRPKSMHRDVMESPKPPARATGTRPRGFSVSSMSLASLNLVDNDSNAGDKRIPRPDSARPDSAEGNLSSCPSRNGEKDWENESTTSSTPSNQEYTGPKLYKEPSAKSNKHIIQNALAHCCLAGKVNEGQKNKIIDEMERSGANNFLVLFRDTGCQFRSVYTYCPETEEITKLAGIGPKSITAKMIEGLYKYNSDRKQFSHIPAKTMSASVDAIIIAPHLWQTKKQGTPKKLGSLK